One Desulfovibrio fairfieldensis genomic window carries:
- a CDS encoding glycine cleavage system protein R: MQKYTASFLGRDCPGVVATVSRILGETGCNIVEVTQTILSGEFAAIFVVQAPEGRSAEELREQLTAGLAEAQVDLSVLVRPAIEGQWGKDLKCDPFVVTADGPDKPGLIAAMSRVFARHGVNIESLKAILGEGGEDHALFVFEVMVPEDADLGRLRRELACEGQSRHLRVSVQHRDIFEAVHRVSSF; this comes from the coding sequence ATGCAGAAATACACCGCCTCCTTTCTCGGCCGCGACTGCCCCGGCGTGGTCGCCACGGTGAGCCGCATCCTGGGTGAAACGGGCTGCAATATCGTGGAAGTGACCCAGACCATCCTTTCCGGCGAGTTCGCGGCCATTTTCGTGGTCCAGGCTCCGGAGGGCCGCAGCGCCGAGGAACTGCGCGAGCAGCTCACCGCCGGTCTGGCCGAAGCCCAGGTGGATCTCTCCGTCCTGGTGCGTCCGGCCATTGAGGGGCAGTGGGGCAAAGACCTCAAGTGCGATCCCTTTGTGGTCACCGCCGACGGTCCGGACAAGCCCGGACTCATCGCGGCCATGAGCCGCGTATTCGCCCGCCACGGCGTGAACATCGAAAGTCTCAAGGCCATCCTGGGCGAGGGCGGGGAGGATCACGCGCTCTTCGTGTTTGAGGTCATGGTGCCCGAGGATGCGGATCTGGGCCGCCTGCGCCGCGAGCTGGCCTGCGAGGGCCAGAGCCGCCATCTGCGCGTGAGCGTGCAGCACCGCGATATTTTCGAGGCCGTCCACAGAGTGAGTTCTTTTTAA
- a CDS encoding autotransporter outer membrane beta-barrel domain-containing protein: MLTKGAIGNLVNKYRAVLKKCGLLNVFGSLAVVGALVPGGAGLAAAANWNDDEVVISGPETYTATNHKTSPTDVGGQNAQYLEAKKVIIRGGSLTISDGGRLTHYVYSGNPVFQGMDFRMESGSLNIDGSQGLATVDANTVTINGGTLTLTGKSDTAASAYIGGYKGMIVNDGAIVMNDNSQLFGGSVIGAQFKGGTVTMNGSNGKAAHIQFGGMGANSIEGNAVINVTGYGLITTGDNVNMAGGALNIAEAGNLTLGNGTDAAKLTQNGGTVTNAGKLVLAQNSTMAVNDGGTLAVADSGKITTTASYALTFNSGSLFNVSARSAGDGTGVIQGNGSVTVNDGAKLRISGAKANQQYTVTKGVTVTQTGNQDGWSGDNLLSSTSFLGFSFDAITGEVTTRAKSAAEALPTLDGELGRLAVGMYAAGRNDYFAAERGRRFLSRATDNNYITDAKQAAVTIESAARMALVGAVPQMTMAASNAAGNAVTQRTSLAQPGGNAIQSMAMDGSVSGASAGDASKTGFAMWIMPLYQSSNGWGLEGGGFNLDYSGGLGGVAIGADYTFDNAIRAGITFNIGGGYATGSGDFNETTNNMNFWGLGAYLGWAQNNFGVTADVNYTSTYNKLEQDLPAGMRMGKLKSDVTAYAISAGLRGEYKLETQYLDIIPHVGVRYMSLNTDEYDVKSGGTLLKGDGISQNIWTFPVGVAFSKQIATGNGWHVKPCLDLAVIPASGDIKARSDVRFTGVNGTAELDTQTMDYISYMGQAGLEFGNDNVSFGVNYNVQAGAHSTAHGVFGTFRYEF; the protein is encoded by the coding sequence ATGCTTACGAAGGGCGCTATCGGGAATCTTGTCAATAAGTATCGGGCGGTACTCAAAAAATGCGGCCTGCTCAACGTCTTCGGCTCTCTGGCCGTCGTCGGGGCGCTGGTTCCGGGCGGCGCGGGCCTGGCGGCTGCTGCGAACTGGAACGATGACGAAGTGGTCATCAGCGGCCCTGAAACCTACACAGCTACGAACCATAAGACGTCGCCGACCGACGTCGGGGGACAGAATGCGCAATACCTTGAGGCGAAAAAGGTTATTATTCGCGGCGGGTCGCTGACCATCAGCGATGGCGGACGCCTGACCCATTACGTGTATTCGGGAAACCCCGTTTTCCAGGGCATGGACTTCAGGATGGAAAGCGGTTCGCTGAACATCGACGGCAGTCAGGGGCTCGCCACCGTTGACGCCAATACCGTCACCATCAATGGCGGCACGCTGACGTTGACCGGCAAGAGCGATACGGCCGCCTCGGCCTACATCGGCGGCTATAAGGGCATGATCGTCAACGACGGTGCCATCGTGATGAACGACAACAGCCAGTTGTTCGGCGGTTCCGTCATCGGCGCGCAGTTCAAAGGCGGCACAGTCACCATGAACGGCAGCAACGGCAAGGCCGCGCATATTCAGTTCGGCGGCATGGGAGCCAACAGCATTGAAGGCAATGCCGTCATCAACGTTACCGGCTACGGCCTCATCACAACCGGCGATAATGTGAATATGGCGGGCGGCGCGCTGAACATCGCGGAAGCGGGCAATCTCACGCTGGGCAACGGCACGGATGCCGCGAAACTGACCCAGAACGGCGGCACTGTGACCAATGCGGGCAAGCTGGTTCTGGCCCAAAATTCGACCATGGCCGTCAATGACGGCGGAACCCTGGCCGTGGCGGACAGCGGAAAAATCACTACCACAGCAAGTTACGCGCTGACCTTCAATTCCGGCTCCCTGTTTAACGTCAGCGCCCGGTCCGCCGGGGACGGCACGGGCGTGATTCAGGGCAACGGCAGCGTCACTGTGAATGACGGCGCGAAACTGCGCATCAGCGGGGCCAAAGCGAATCAACAGTACACCGTCACGAAGGGCGTTACCGTCACCCAGACGGGCAACCAGGATGGCTGGAGCGGCGATAATCTGCTCAGCAGCACGTCATTCCTCGGTTTCAGCTTTGATGCCATCACCGGCGAGGTCACGACCCGGGCCAAATCCGCCGCCGAGGCGCTGCCCACGCTGGACGGCGAGCTGGGCAGACTGGCCGTGGGCATGTACGCGGCCGGGCGCAACGACTATTTTGCGGCCGAACGCGGCCGCCGCTTCCTATCGCGCGCTACGGACAATAATTATATCACGGACGCCAAGCAGGCCGCCGTGACCATTGAAAGCGCGGCGCGCATGGCGCTTGTCGGCGCGGTGCCGCAGATGACCATGGCGGCCAGCAACGCGGCGGGCAATGCCGTGACCCAGCGTACCAGCCTGGCCCAGCCCGGAGGCAACGCCATACAGAGCATGGCTATGGACGGTTCCGTGTCCGGCGCTTCCGCCGGTGACGCTTCCAAGACCGGCTTCGCCATGTGGATCATGCCCCTGTACCAGAGCTCCAACGGCTGGGGTCTGGAAGGCGGCGGCTTTAATCTGGACTACAGCGGCGGCCTGGGCGGCGTGGCCATCGGCGCTGACTATACCTTTGACAACGCCATCCGCGCGGGCATCACCTTCAATATCGGCGGCGGCTATGCCACTGGCTCCGGCGACTTCAACGAAACCACCAACAATATGAACTTCTGGGGCCTGGGCGCGTATCTGGGCTGGGCACAGAACAACTTCGGCGTGACCGCCGACGTGAACTACACCTCCACCTACAACAAGCTGGAGCAGGATCTGCCCGCCGGGATGCGGATGGGCAAGCTCAAGAGCGACGTGACGGCCTATGCCATCAGCGCGGGCCTGCGCGGCGAGTACAAGCTGGAAACCCAGTATCTGGACATCATCCCGCATGTGGGCGTGCGCTACATGAGCCTGAACACCGACGAATACGACGTAAAGAGCGGCGGCACGCTGCTCAAGGGCGACGGCATCAGTCAGAACATCTGGACCTTCCCGGTGGGCGTGGCCTTCTCCAAGCAGATTGCCACGGGCAACGGCTGGCACGTCAAGCCCTGCCTGGATCTGGCCGTGATTCCGGCGTCCGGGGACATCAAGGCCCGCAGCGACGTGCGCTTCACCGGCGTGAACGGCACGGCGGAACTGGATACCCAGACCATGGATTATATCTCCTACATGGGTCAGGCCGGTCTGGAATTCGGCAACGACAACGTCAGCTTCGGCGTGAACTACAATGTGCAGGCAGGAGCCCACAGCACGGCGCACGGCGTGTTCGGCACCTTCCGCTATGAGTTCTAG
- a CDS encoding PFL family protein, translated as MLSEREVISTLNMLRNEHLDVRTVTLGVSLFDCVSHDLDLFTANVRAKLRRYASQLVAVCDEVGDKYGIPVVNKRISVSPIAVVGAPFGPDGMVRICRALDEAAKEAGVDFLGGFTALVEKGFAKGDRALIEALPDALAQTDRICSSINVASSRSGINMDAVALMGEQILRVAQATAERGGIGCAKLVVFANIPQDVPFMAGAYLGVGEPDVVINVGVSGPGVVKKAIDRALAAGHNEQGGRLTLLDMAEVIKRTAYKVTRVGEMIGTEVARRLGIPFGVADLSLAPTPAVGDSVGEIFQSLGLSSIGAPGSTAVLAMLNDAVKKGGAFASSSVGGLSGAFIPVSEDSSIEAAAMSGRLSIEKLEAMTSVCSVGLDMIAIPGDTPAATISGLIADEMAIGMINHKTTAVRVIPVPGKGVGDEVSFGGLLGKAAIIPVTPGDASGFIGLGGRIPAPIHSLKN; from the coding sequence ATGCTTTCAGAACGCGAAGTCATCAGCACCCTGAACATGCTCCGCAACGAGCATCTGGATGTGCGCACCGTCACCCTGGGCGTGAGCCTGTTTGACTGCGTGAGCCACGATCTGGATCTCTTCACCGCCAACGTGCGGGCCAAGCTGCGCCGCTATGCCTCGCAGCTCGTGGCCGTTTGCGACGAAGTAGGCGACAAGTACGGCATCCCGGTGGTCAACAAGCGCATCAGCGTCAGCCCTATCGCCGTGGTGGGCGCGCCCTTCGGCCCGGACGGCATGGTGCGCATCTGCCGCGCCCTGGACGAGGCCGCCAAGGAAGCCGGGGTGGATTTTCTGGGCGGCTTCACGGCCCTGGTGGAAAAGGGGTTCGCCAAGGGCGACCGCGCCCTCATCGAGGCCCTGCCCGACGCTCTGGCCCAGACCGACCGCATCTGTTCCTCCATCAACGTGGCCTCCTCGCGCAGCGGCATCAATATGGACGCCGTGGCTCTGATGGGCGAGCAGATTCTCCGGGTGGCCCAGGCCACGGCCGAGCGCGGCGGCATCGGTTGCGCCAAACTGGTGGTATTTGCCAATATTCCGCAGGACGTGCCCTTCATGGCCGGGGCCTATCTGGGCGTGGGCGAGCCGGACGTGGTCATCAATGTGGGCGTTTCCGGCCCCGGCGTGGTCAAGAAGGCCATTGACCGGGCTTTGGCCGCCGGACACAACGAGCAGGGCGGCCGCCTGACCCTGCTGGATATGGCCGAGGTCATCAAGCGCACGGCTTACAAGGTAACCCGCGTGGGCGAGATGATCGGAACCGAAGTGGCCCGGCGGCTGGGCATCCCCTTCGGCGTGGCCGACCTTTCCCTGGCCCCCACCCCGGCGGTGGGCGACTCGGTGGGCGAAATTTTTCAGAGCCTGGGCCTGTCCAGCATCGGCGCGCCCGGCAGTACGGCGGTGCTCGCCATGCTCAACGACGCGGTGAAAAAGGGCGGCGCTTTTGCCTCCTCCTCGGTGGGCGGCCTGTCCGGGGCCTTTATCCCGGTATCCGAGGATTCCAGCATTGAGGCCGCGGCCATGTCCGGCCGCCTGAGCATCGAAAAGCTGGAGGCCATGACCAGCGTCTGCTCCGTGGGGCTGGACATGATCGCCATCCCCGGCGACACGCCCGCGGCCACTATCTCCGGGCTCATCGCCGATGAAATGGCTATCGGCATGATCAACCACAAGACCACGGCCGTGCGCGTGATTCCTGTGCCCGGCAAAGGCGTGGGCGACGAGGTTTCCTTCGGCGGCCTGCTGGGCAAGGCCGCCATCATTCCGGTGACGCCGGGCGACGCTTCAGGCTTCATCGGTCTGGGCGGGCGGATTCCCGCGCCCATCCACAGCCTGAAAAACTGA
- the lysS gene encoding lysine--tRNA ligase — MENREKKKKPVVKLGTKSSHAAYFMPMLESFAARDDLNEVIKNRVSKACDLLDAGVPLFPNDFHKDHAVSWVLEKFGGLEGDDLEKQEDVFAIAGRIVSLRSFGKVAFFHLMDQSGRIQCYASREHLDEETYKIVKKLDVGDIVGVSGHLFRTKTGELTIACRSLKLITRSMRPLPEKYHGLKDMETRYRQRYVDLIVTPRAREIFAKRSLIVREFRRFMEEHGFMEVETPIMQPLAGGATAKPFKTHHNALDLDLFLRIAPELYLKRLLVGGFEKVFELNRSFRNEGIDTRHNPEFTMCEFYWAYATFEDLMNFTEKLFAHLAMAACGTTVVTYQGQEIDLTPGHWKRLSFHDSLTEIGGHSPDFYNDYSKVRNYIRERGEKAADSESLQKLQAKLFDLDVEGKLIQPHFIYHYPTEISPLSRRNDLRPEITDRFELFITGRELSNAFSELNDPVDQRLRFEEQVREREAGDDEAHSMDEDYLRALEYGMPPAAGQGVGIDRLVMLLTDSASIREVILFPLLRPEF, encoded by the coding sequence GTGGAAAACCGGGAAAAGAAGAAAAAGCCTGTTGTCAAACTGGGCACCAAGTCTTCGCATGCGGCCTACTTCATGCCCATGCTGGAAAGTTTCGCCGCGCGCGATGATCTCAACGAGGTCATCAAAAACCGGGTCAGCAAAGCCTGTGACCTGCTGGACGCGGGCGTGCCCCTTTTTCCCAATGATTTCCACAAAGACCATGCCGTTTCCTGGGTGCTGGAAAAGTTCGGCGGCCTGGAAGGCGACGACCTGGAAAAACAGGAAGACGTCTTTGCCATTGCCGGGCGCATCGTCTCTTTGCGCTCCTTCGGCAAGGTGGCCTTCTTCCACCTCATGGACCAAAGCGGCCGCATCCAGTGCTATGCCTCGCGCGAGCATCTGGACGAAGAGACTTACAAGATCGTCAAGAAGCTGGACGTGGGCGACATTGTGGGCGTTTCCGGCCACTTGTTCCGCACCAAGACCGGCGAACTGACCATCGCCTGTCGCAGCCTCAAACTGATCACCCGCTCCATGCGGCCCCTGCCCGAAAAATACCACGGCCTCAAGGACATGGAGACGCGCTACCGCCAGCGCTATGTGGACCTCATCGTCACGCCGCGCGCGCGGGAGATCTTCGCCAAGCGCAGCCTGATCGTGCGCGAGTTCCGCCGCTTCATGGAGGAGCACGGCTTCATGGAGGTGGAAACCCCCATCATGCAGCCCCTGGCCGGGGGCGCCACGGCCAAGCCGTTCAAAACCCACCATAACGCGCTGGACCTGGATCTTTTTCTGCGCATCGCGCCGGAGCTCTACCTCAAACGCCTGCTGGTGGGCGGCTTTGAAAAAGTCTTTGAGCTGAACCGCAGTTTCCGCAACGAAGGCATCGACACCCGCCACAATCCGGAATTCACCATGTGTGAATTCTACTGGGCCTACGCCACGTTTGAAGATCTCATGAACTTCACGGAGAAGCTCTTCGCCCATCTGGCCATGGCGGCCTGCGGCACCACGGTGGTGACATATCAGGGCCAGGAAATCGACCTCACGCCCGGCCACTGGAAGCGCCTCAGCTTCCACGACTCGCTTACGGAAATCGGCGGGCATTCCCCTGATTTTTACAATGATTACAGCAAAGTGCGCAACTATATCCGCGAGCGCGGCGAAAAGGCCGCAGACAGCGAAAGCCTGCAAAAACTCCAGGCCAAGCTCTTTGACCTGGATGTGGAAGGCAAGCTGATCCAGCCGCATTTCATCTATCATTATCCCACGGAAATCTCGCCCCTCTCCCGCCGCAACGACCTGCGGCCGGAAATCACGGACCGCTTTGAACTGTTCATTACCGGACGCGAGCTGTCCAACGCCTTTTCCGAGCTCAATGATCCCGTGGACCAGCGCCTGCGCTTTGAAGAGCAGGTGCGCGAACGGGAAGCCGGCGACGACGAAGCCCACAGCATGGACGAGGACTATCTGCGCGCCCTGGAATACGGCATGCCCCCGGCGGCGGGACAGGGCGTGGGCATCGACCGCCTGGTCATGTTGCTCACGGATTCGGCTTCCATCCGCGAGGTCATTCTCTTTCCTCTGCTGCGGCCGGAGTTTTAG
- a CDS encoding ABC transporter ATP-binding protein — protein MSELYKFSDVGKKFSGPGENLEIFKNINLIVEEGEALAIVGASGSGKSTLLHLMGALDTPSTGVVAFDGRDMALMSPDRKAAFRNKTLGFVFQFHHLLPEFSALENVSMPALIGGARRTAVLLEARAMLERVGLAARADSKIATLSGGERQRVAIARAVLLRPRVLLADEPTGNLDEISGAQVGDLLQELNRELGMTLIVVTHNLELAARMDRGLELRAGALYEKSFA, from the coding sequence ATGTCCGAGCTCTACAAATTTTCTGACGTGGGAAAAAAGTTTTCCGGGCCTGGAGAAAATCTTGAAATTTTCAAGAATATCAATTTGATTGTGGAAGAAGGCGAAGCCCTGGCCATTGTGGGGGCTTCCGGTTCCGGCAAGTCCACCCTCTTGCATCTTATGGGGGCTCTTGATACTCCAAGCACGGGCGTCGTGGCCTTTGACGGCCGGGATATGGCCCTGATGAGCCCGGACCGGAAAGCAGCTTTCCGCAATAAAACCTTGGGCTTTGTTTTTCAGTTCCATCATCTCCTGCCGGAATTTTCGGCACTGGAAAACGTGTCCATGCCCGCCCTCATCGGCGGCGCGCGCCGGACCGCCGTATTGCTCGAAGCCCGCGCCATGCTGGAGCGGGTAGGCTTGGCCGCCCGCGCGGACAGCAAGATTGCCACCCTGTCAGGCGGCGAGCGCCAACGGGTAGCCATCGCCCGCGCGGTCCTGTTGCGGCCGCGCGTCCTTCTGGCCGACGAACCTACCGGCAATCTGGATGAAATCAGCGGCGCCCAGGTGGGGGATCTGCTGCAGGAACTCAACCGCGAACTGGGCATGACCCTGATAGTGGTGACGCATAATCTGGAATTGGCCGCCAGAATGGACCGCGGCCTGGAACTTAGAGCGGGGGCTCTGTATGAGAAGTCTTTTGCATAG
- a CDS encoding lipoprotein-releasing ABC transporter permease subunit gives MSFELFVALRYLFSRRKQTFIYIISLMSILGVAIGVGALVVVLGVYNGLTTDMRDKILGANAHAIVMSYVPSAFEHDQDLTQRIRSVDGVTGATPFIYTEVMLSAGGGVKGVVLRGIDPASAPEVLSLLHQMRSGSPDDLQKEGTPGIIIGEELARRLGLAVGSRVNLLSPSGQKTASGYSPRIRPFEVVGIFKTGMFEYDSSLAFVTLNAARDVLGLPPGFLSGIEITVRDVFKADQVAARLSTELGSPFYVRTWMEMNANLFAALKLEKVGMFILLAMVVLIGSFSIVTTLVMLVMEKTRDIAIMMSMGATRGMIRRIFMLQGTIIGVIGTLLGYVFGLSLGWLLKRYQFIKLPENVYTLDHLPIIITVSDVLIVGASAMLLCFLATLYPARQAARLEPAEALRYE, from the coding sequence ATGTCCTTCGAACTCTTTGTGGCCTTGCGCTACCTCTTTTCACGGCGCAAGCAGACTTTTATCTACATCATCTCCCTGATGTCCATTCTGGGAGTGGCTATCGGCGTGGGCGCGCTGGTGGTGGTTCTGGGCGTGTACAACGGCCTGACCACGGACATGCGCGACAAGATCTTGGGCGCCAACGCCCACGCCATTGTCATGTCCTATGTGCCCTCGGCTTTTGAGCACGACCAGGACCTGACCCAACGCATCCGCTCGGTGGACGGCGTCACCGGCGCAACGCCCTTTATTTACACCGAAGTGATGCTTTCCGCGGGCGGCGGCGTCAAGGGCGTGGTGCTGCGCGGCATCGACCCGGCCAGCGCGCCCGAGGTGCTCTCCCTGCTGCACCAGATGCGTTCCGGTTCGCCGGATGATCTGCAAAAAGAGGGTACGCCGGGCATCATCATCGGCGAGGAGCTGGCCCGCCGCCTGGGCTTGGCCGTAGGCAGCCGGGTCAACCTGCTCTCCCCTTCAGGCCAGAAGACCGCCTCCGGCTATTCCCCGCGCATCCGGCCTTTTGAAGTCGTGGGCATCTTCAAGACCGGCATGTTCGAGTACGATTCCTCCCTGGCTTTCGTCACCCTGAACGCCGCCCGCGACGTGCTGGGCCTGCCGCCGGGCTTTCTCTCGGGCATTGAAATCACGGTCAGGGACGTCTTCAAGGCCGATCAGGTCGCCGCGCGCCTGTCCACGGAACTGGGTTCGCCTTTCTACGTGCGCACCTGGATGGAAATGAACGCCAACCTCTTCGCGGCCCTCAAGCTCGAAAAGGTCGGCATGTTCATTCTGCTGGCCATGGTGGTGTTGATCGGCTCTTTCTCCATCGTCACCACCCTGGTCATGCTGGTCATGGAAAAAACCCGCGACATCGCCATCATGATGTCCATGGGGGCCACGCGCGGCATGATCCGCCGCATCTTCATGCTTCAGGGCACTATCATCGGCGTCATCGGCACGCTGCTGGGCTATGTTTTCGGCCTGAGTCTGGGCTGGCTGCTCAAGCGCTACCAGTTCATCAAACTGCCTGAAAACGTCTACACCCTGGACCATCTGCCCATCATCATCACGGTTTCCGATGTGCTCATCGTAGGGGCCAGCGCCATGCTGCTCTGTTTTCTGGCCACTCTTTATCCGGCGCGCCAGGCCGCCCGCCTCGAACCGGCCGAAGCCCTGCGCTACGAATAA
- a CDS encoding DNA-3-methyladenine glycosylase family protein produces the protein MAQYFTYGEQEIAHLKARDKRLAEIIELIGPVRREVVPDLFEALIHAIVGQQIATRAQQTIWARMRAGLGAITPGVIRGTSEAGLQAFGLSFRKVGYMKAAAERVLSGEFDVEALRTLPDDALCAELARLPGVGVWTAEMLMTFSLQRPDVISYGDLAIQRGLRMLYRHRRVDRKLFDKYRRRYAPHATVASLYLWAVAGGAVPGLTDPAPKATSKVASRSAPRRTTARKSASE, from the coding sequence ATGGCGCAGTACTTTACATACGGCGAACAGGAAATCGCCCACCTCAAGGCGCGGGACAAGCGCCTAGCCGAAATCATCGAGCTGATCGGCCCGGTGCGCCGTGAGGTCGTGCCGGACCTCTTTGAGGCTCTGATTCACGCCATTGTGGGCCAGCAGATCGCCACCAGGGCTCAGCAGACCATCTGGGCGCGCATGCGCGCGGGCCTGGGCGCGATCACGCCCGGCGTCATCCGGGGAACGTCCGAGGCTGGCTTGCAGGCTTTCGGCCTGTCTTTCCGCAAAGTGGGCTATATGAAGGCGGCCGCCGAGAGGGTGCTTTCCGGCGAATTCGATGTGGAGGCCCTGCGGACCCTGCCCGACGACGCGCTCTGCGCCGAACTGGCGCGCCTGCCCGGCGTGGGCGTCTGGACGGCCGAAATGCTGATGACTTTCTCGCTGCAGCGGCCCGACGTCATCAGTTACGGCGATCTGGCTATTCAGCGCGGCCTGCGCATGCTTTACCGCCACCGTCGTGTCGACCGCAAACTCTTCGACAAATACCGGCGGCGTTACGCGCCCCATGCCACAGTAGCCAGTCTGTACCTCTGGGCCGTGGCCGGCGGGGCCGTTCCGGGCCTCACGGATCCCGCGCCCAAAGCGACGTCCAAAGTCGCATCCCGAAGCGCGCCGCGCCGTACAACGGCACGGAAAAGCGCGTCTGAATGA